A part of Carettochelys insculpta isolate YL-2023 chromosome 1, ASM3395843v1, whole genome shotgun sequence genomic DNA contains:
- the BTG1 gene encoding protein BTG1: MHPALYTRASMIREIAAAVGFIAKFLRTKGLMNERQLQTFSQSLQELLAEHYKHHWFPEKPCKGSGYRCIRINHKMDPLIGQAAQRIGLSSQELFQLLPSELTLWVDPYEVSYRIGEDGSICVLYEAAPAGGSQNNTNIQMVDSRISCKEELLLGRTSPSKNYTMMTVSG; this comes from the exons ATGCATCCCGCGCTGTACACCCGGGCAAGCATGATACGCGAGATCGCCGCGGCTGTGGGCTTCATCGCCAAGTTCCTGCGCACCAAGGGACTGATGAACGAGCGGCAGCTGCAGACCttcagccagagcctgcaggaaCTGCTGGCAG AACATTATAAACATCACTGGTTCCCAGAAAAGCCATGCAAAGGATCAGGTTACCGTTGTATCCGGATCAACCATAAAATGGATCCTCTGATTGGACAAGCAGCACAGCGGATTGGACTGAGCAGTCAGGAACTGTTCCAGCTTCTTCCAAGTGAACTCACACTATGGGTTGATCCATATGAAGTCTCCTATCGTATCGGAGAGGATGGCTCGATTTGTGTGCTGTATGAAGCTGCACCGGCAGGTGGTAGCCAAAATAACACCAACATCCAAATGGTAGACAGCAGAATAAGCTGTAAAGAGGAACTTCTCTTGGGAAGAACAAGCCCTTCCAAAAACTACACTATGATGACTGTATCGGGTTAA